The sequence TGGTCGAAGGCGGCTCCGTAGGCGTGGGAGAGGGCGTATCCGAGCTCGCCGCCCTCGTGGATGGAGCCCGGCGTCTCCGGTGCCACATGGCTCGGCACCCCGCCGGGGAAGGAGAACTGCCGGAACAGCTTGGCCATGCCGTCGGCATCGCGGCTCACGTCCGGATACGTCTCGCTGTATGTCCCTTCCAGCCAGGAGTTGGCCAGGACGGCGGGACCTCCGTGCCCCGGACCCCAGACGCACAGGGCCTCCAGCGCACGCTCCTTGATCACGCGGTTGAGGTGCGTGTGCACCAGGTTGAGGCCGGGGGAGGTGCCCCAGTGGCCGAGCAGCCGTGGCTTGATGTGCTCCGGCCGCAGCGGTTGGGTCAGCAGGGGGTTGCCCATGAGGTAGATCTGGCCGACGGCCAGGTAGTTCGCGGCGCGCCAGTGGGCGTCCAGCTCCGAGATCGAATACGCGCTCAACGCGGTCATGTCCGCTCCTGCGTGTGAGGGTCAGGGACGTTCGTCGCCTGGGCCGATACCGACACCCTGCCCCTGCCGTGGTGCGGCCGCGAGAGGATGACCGGCCCTCAAGGAGGGACCGTTGGCCCTTCTGCGCCCCTGCCCGGCACGAGCAAGGTGTATCCCGATGGCGCCGGTCCTTCCCCCCGGCCGGCGCCGCCCATCCCCGACGGCCGACCCCGATGCCTCTCGCATCAGTACGGAGGACAGACCTGTGAAGCGCACCCTCGTTGTCGGAGTGGACGGATCCCCGGAAAGCCGGGCCGCCGCGGACTGGGCCGCACGCGAAGCCGTACGTCGTGACCTGCCCCTGCATGTCGTCCACGCCTGGCTGTGGCAGCCGCTCGCCGTCCCGATCGTCCAGGACCGCGATACCGAGTCCCGCCGGGCCGATGACATCCTGAAGGAGGTCGAGCAGGAGCTCACCCACCGGTACCCGTCGCTCGCGCTCACCGCGGAAGTCCTGTCCGACACTCCCGTACCGGCCTTGCTGCACACCGCCAAGGAAGCCGAGATGCTGATCCTCGGCACTCGCGGGCACGGAGCCCTGCTCGGCTTCCTGCTCGGCTCCTACGGTCAGCAGGTGATCGCGGCCGCCGAGTGCCCCGTCGTCTCCGTACGCTCCGCCCACGGCAGGCCGGTCGCCGTGCCGGAGGAGGGCGAGGTCGTCGTGGGACAGCAGGGTGGTGTTGAGGAATCCGCCGAGGTACTGCGCGTCGCGTTCGAGGCGGCCGCAGCGCGCAAGGTCCCGCTCCGCGCGGTCCGGGCCTGGAGCCTTCCCCCGGTCTACGGCTACAGCCCTGGCTCGATGTGGATCGCCGAGCAGTTCGGTGGACTGGAGCCGTTCGAGAAGGCCGCGCTGGACCAGGCGCTGGAGCCGTGGCGGCTGATGTTTCCCGAGGTCGAGGTCGCTACGCACGTGGAGCGGGGCAGCGCCGGCCACGTGCTGCTGTCCGAGGCTTCGGACGCCCAACTGGTCGTTGTCGGCCGCCGGGTACGCGAGTCGGCGGTGGGTACGCGCATCGGTTCGGTGGCCCATGCCGTGCTCCACCACGCGGCCTGCCCTGTTGCCGTCGTCCCGCACCACTGACGCCGAATCGACGGTTGAAGCCGGGCCCGCCGTCGTAGGGCGTGCCCGGCCCTTCCCGTGGGCGGTTCCTACTCCGTGGGCGGCACCGGGTGCCGACCGGGCGGGGTCAGCGCGTGACTGGCAATCACCGCGGCCTGGACGCGCCTCTCCACGCCCAGCTTGACGAAGAGCCGCGAGATGACGTTCTTCACGGTCTTCTCCGCGAGGAACAGCCGCTTGCCGATCTCCCGGTTGGTGAGACCCTCACTGACCATGAGGAGGATCTCCTTCTCCCGGTCCGTGAAGCCGGGAAGCCCCGGGACCTGCTCCTCCTTCGGCACGTCGCCGCGCATGCGTGCCATCAGCCGCGTCGTGGCGCCGGGATCGAGCATCGACTGGCCGGAGGCCACCGTCCGGACCGCCGTCACGAGGTCGGTTCCGGTGATCTGCCTCAGGACGTAGCCGGCGGCCCCGGCCATCACGGCGTCCAGGAGCGCCTCCTCGTCGTCGAACGACGTGAGCATCAGACAGGCAGCTCGGGCATCCGCGAGCACAGCTCACGGCACACGCTCACCCCGTCGCCGTCCTGGAGCCGTACGTCCAAGATCGCGACCCGTGGGCGCAGCGCGGGAATGCGGACCAGCGCCTGCTCCGCCGTGCCCGCCTCACCGACCACGGTCAGGTCGGGCTCGGCGTCCAACAGATCGTGCACCCCTCTGCGCACGACCTCGTGGTCGTCGAGCAGAAAGATGCTGATCGGATCGGTCGCGCCGCTCGTGGCGTGGGAGTGGGAACCGCTGCCAGTCATGACGCAACTCCTTCGCCTGGTTCGTCCTGAACGCACGAACACCGGCATCCTGCCTTCCGTACGGGCCGAACGGACAGGGCCGATCGGCCTTCATCGGCCTGCCGCTGCGCGCGGCACGGCCGGTGGGGGTAGAGGGGGAGGGACCTTCGGCCCTGTCCGAGGTCCCGCCGGGCCTTCCAGGGGGCACCCGACACAGGATGAACTGCAGGTGCACGGGGAACGGCGCGACTCGACGGAGCCGCACGCAGCGCGGAGGACACCATGACGACCGCCTTGATCGACCTGAGGACCGTGGCACGCGACCACCGCGGCCTGAGGATCGCCCTGGCCGGAGAGCTCGACCTCCATACGGCGGGACGAGTGGAACCACGCCTCGCCGAACTCGCCGGATTCGGCCACCGCAACATGCTCCTGGACCTGTCCGAGATGTCCTTCTGCGACAGCTCGGGCATCGAACTCTTTCTCCGGCTCCACCAGCGCTGCCGTAGCGCGGGCACGCAGCTCCTGCTCTGCGGCGTACGACCCCTGCTGCTCAAGTCCATACGGGTGCTCGGTGTCGACCGCGGCCTGCCGCTCGCCGTGACGTGATCGAGAGGATGTCCGATTCCCGCCCCGGACGGGGACCGTTCGGCCCTGGTTCTCCCGTGGATCGCGGTGAAGGCTGGGACGCGGAAGCCGCAAGGGCCCATCGGGGCCGGACGAAGGTAAGCAGCATGGATCACGAAGGCAACCCGTTGCGGACCCGGGAGGCCGGTGACACGGCGGCCGGCCGCCGCATGCGGGAGCTGGACAGGGCCGAGGCCCTGCGGCTGCTCTCGACGGTGTCGCTGGGGCGCATCGTCTTCACGCAGCACGCGCTGCCCGCCGTTCGTCCGGTCAACCATCTCGTCGAGGGTGAGGACATCATCGTCCGGATCCACGGGGGTGGGGCACTGGCCTCCCTGGCCGCACCTGCCGAGGTCTCCGGTGTGGTGGTGGCCTACGAAGCGGACGTGATCGATCCCGTTACGCACCTCGGCTGGAGCGTCGTCGTCACCGGTTACGCGAGGGCGGTGTCCGATGCCGACGAGGTGGACCGGTACGCGCACTTGCTGCGTCCATGGGTGGCGCACCGGATGACCAGCGCCCTGCGGATCCGTCCGGATCTTGTCACCGGGTTCCGGCTGGAGGCGGACCCGATGCTGCCCGTGCCTGCGGTCCGGGGCTGACGCCGTGCCCCGGTCCTCAGCCCCCGGTGGGGAGGGGTGCCCGCCAGACGAGCTTTGTACCCCCCTCATCCGGAGTTTCGTGCGTGAAGGACCCGCCCAGGCTCTGTGCCCGCTCGTCGAGGTTGAGCAGGCCGCTTCTGCGGCCTTGGGCCGGAATGCCCGTTCCGTTGTCCGAGACGGTCAGCACGATCTCGCCCTGGCCGGCCTTGAGGGTCACACCGACCCGGGTCGCCTGTGCGTGGCGGGCGGCGTTGCTGAGCAGCTCGCCCAGAACAGCCATGATGTGGTCGGCGATCTGTGGAGGTACGTCGGTGTCGAGGAGGCCCTCCATGCTCAGGCGCGGCGGATGGCCGAGGGCGGTGGCCGCGTCGCCGACGGCACGGGCGGCGCGCGCCCGCAGACCA comes from Streptomyces virginiae and encodes:
- a CDS encoding universal stress protein; amino-acid sequence: MKRTLVVGVDGSPESRAAADWAAREAVRRDLPLHVVHAWLWQPLAVPIVQDRDTESRRADDILKEVEQELTHRYPSLALTAEVLSDTPVPALLHTAKEAEMLILGTRGHGALLGFLLGSYGQQVIAAAECPVVSVRSAHGRPVAVPEEGEVVVGQQGGVEESAEVLRVAFEAAAARKVPLRAVRAWSLPPVYGYSPGSMWIAEQFGGLEPFEKAALDQALEPWRLMFPEVEVATHVERGSAGHVLLSEASDAQLVVVGRRVRESAVGTRIGSVAHAVLHHAACPVAVVPHH
- a CDS encoding STAS domain-containing protein, which codes for MTTALIDLRTVARDHRGLRIALAGELDLHTAGRVEPRLAELAGFGHRNMLLDLSEMSFCDSSGIELFLRLHQRCRSAGTQLLLCGVRPLLLKSIRVLGVDRGLPLAVT
- a CDS encoding pyridoxamine 5'-phosphate oxidase family protein — encoded protein: MDHEGNPLRTREAGDTAAGRRMRELDRAEALRLLSTVSLGRIVFTQHALPAVRPVNHLVEGEDIIVRIHGGGALASLAAPAEVSGVVVAYEADVIDPVTHLGWSVVVTGYARAVSDADEVDRYAHLLRPWVAHRMTSALRIRPDLVTGFRLEADPMLPVPAVRG